CTGTACTCTCGCCCGTCTCCCCTGAGCCTCCCCCTCGGCCCTCGCCTTCCTCTCCCTTTTCTGTGGCCACGCCTCTCGCTCCCATCTTCACACACAAACCTGACCCCTCgctgctccctctctcgccagcctcctccaaaacatcttcccttgccgcctcctcctcctcctcctcctcctctttctcctccccctgctccctcaCCGCCTGTGGGTCGtcctcccccccaaccaccaccgccgccttcGCCGCTTTCGGCGGTCTTTGGCGCCCCGGGCCCAGCAGCCTCCTTTGGACCGCGCAGATGTCGGCGTTGTCCCAGCTGATGCCGTAGTGGAGGCGCTGGAACATAAACCACACGCGCACGTGGTCCAGGTGCAGGGAGCAGCGCCGTGCCAGCTTCGCCATCTCCTCCCGCTTCGGGTAAGGGAACACATCGAAGGCCCTGTCCAGGGTGTCGGCCGCGTGGGCTACTTCCTGGGCGATGGAGTTGGAGTGGACCCACATCAGCTTGTTTTCCGCGGAAAACACAGGGAGGCACAGGGTGCTGTTTTTGTTGAGGCTGAAGGCTTGGGCCTGggtgagggaagggaggggggagccgGCGGGCGTAGCCACCCTGCATGGGGAGAGGGAAACTGGAGGGCACGGGGGACATGAGAGGGGGCTCTTATTTTGTAAAGTAAATCCCTCTATGTCCACAGGGCTGACAGACGTGGATTCCTCCTCGAAAACCTGCAACGACCAACAAAAATTTACTTGACTGATATTGTCATACTTATCATAACTTATCATGCTCAACATTCATATGTGCAATTAAATCCCCTCAGTCACAAATTCGGATTTATCCGTGAGTGAAATATGAAATTTGTGAAATATGAGAGGCCTACAAGAAGagcttaaaaaacaaaacacaaagtagAATCCCCTAACTAAAGGCCTTCCGATACTACCGAGGTCAGTAGGTATTTAGGATGAGACATTGTCGTTTATAGTATCTTCAGATATTCATGTCGGTAAGTTACAAGAAGTGGATTAACaagaatattatttttttgtttttacaagctTAATGAACTCTAGAACTAGGGAAGACTACTTGTGGTTGTTATACCTTTTTAACATTCTTTATGAAATGTTCGAACGCTTAGGCCTACTGTTTTAACGTTGGAAGAAACCCCAGCTTTCACCACCTCGGTGAAGTCGATGCACACGTTTGAGATGCACACTGAACAGTCACAAAATAATCTATACTGTACAGGCTAGTAgatgttgcttgcttctttctgccccgagtttgcacagtgcaacagtgatgacgtacctgagaaatccatggattgaagaccggcaaatatatataaaatgagggcttgtaatgtgaacgctataatatgaaggctttctaataactatcctcctgttagtgacattgttcttgtcttgtttctatcagtaatatttattttaattcattgttttctctcatgcaggaccttgaaaacatgcagcatgcgatcaataacaatatgtattcaatacaattatttgaattattaatctgctgtctttaattctttgaattattaatctgcagtctttttgttaaagggattaagtaggctaaacttaagcaggttccccacgttaaactgctatatgcattacatgtcattgtaaaattgtaataggCTTATTTTCATGCATATGACTCATGGTGTCCCGGGTGCATTATTTTATAGAAGGCCTAATATTTGATGTCtgagttgcggtcatttatgtacccgcgcatcactgctacatacagatcacttccaCGTTTAGAAAAGTAggtactagacacgcctccaactacaagttacgcctcctactacaagttacgcctcctactacaagttacgcctcctctgactacaagttacgcctcctactacaagttactaCTACAAGCtggacgcagacagatactattggGAAACCTAGGCTTTTTGCTCAGTGGTTAGAGTTTGTCTTCCATGCCTGTGTTCTCCTCCTGTCCAGTCCAATACAAGACTAAGCTgacaattaaatatattttttgtaaataaagtGTGCCAGTGATTATTCAATAGATCAGCGACTCAATAGTTTCCATTCTTTAGCCTATTAACATACATGGTAGTTGGTCGCTTTATGTTTCTTTTAATGAAGGTAGTTGGGTTCTTGTTCTGCCTTGTTGTAgcctattatatatatttatatctgtatATCACTTTATATCTGAAACAGATATTTATACATTTCGTACAGCACTCATATCTGAAACAGAtctaattaaacaaattaaatgaaacgttATTAGAGGTGATTGTATAATGACATTTAGTTTTAAACTCTCCACAAGGGTGCACAATACAATGGAGAACAGGTAGGATAATAAAAGGAAAAGCTAAGCCTCGATGCAAGACAATATGATTAGGGGTGGGACTATACAAACATGCGTAATCCTAGatttaaaaagcaaaaaaatGAACTGCCAGGTAACCAGAAAGTAGCTGCTTTGCAAATTTAAGTTTTGGGCTGCGCTAGCTAAGGTGGGCCATGCGAAGGTATGCCTGCTGGACATGCTGAGAGTCTACcgtaaagattgatagatttcggtgaacataggacccttttccagaaaagggtcctatgttcccccgCAACagtggggaacataggactctTTTTCAGataaagggtcctatgttccccggtatgttttgctacaggggaacataggaccctttttggaaAAAACGGGGGGGgaagtcctatgttccccgagtgGGCAACATAGGACCatgggaacatagggatgacccccttATATCAGGGCGCACACACTGTATTGTATGTCTTTGGGTGCAAGTTCCGCTCTATTCTGCTGACCAAACACATATGACGTCTGCATTGAACGGAGATAACAGAAACACAGGCTAGGCTACAGCAAATTAGGCTAGTCGGAAAAAAACCCGAGAGCTTGCTTGTTAGAAATCTTGTAACACAACTCACttaatctttttatttgtaatcCAACACGCATCAGACTCACCATAGTGATGTTATTGATGCTTTTGTTCAGTTGCTTTTGTGAAAGatggttctatttcatgtatgCTAttgctacgccgtctaggcttcgccttatgggcttgtctcGCGCGCGCTGAAAATGTCAAACTATGCACTAATCAGCGTGGGCAACGCCCACATTTCTCActgtatcgtgtctatataaagcggtgtataccgtcgctcatcctcccttttctttcagcacttgtgcttatcagtgGAAAATCGAGAATACATTAAGATGattaatgtgctctggtgacttaagtcgttttgactggggtccagcaggagtacattgatcgggctccgctcgcagcttcaccttagccccataaggcgaagcctagacggcgtagcctacatgaaatagttcgatagttatgttattataattctagttctatgattgtaggcgtattGTACCCTCTTAATgttgaaagaaaagcgtggaggttgagcgacggtatacaccgctttatatagacacgattccgtgggaaatgtgggcggtacccacgctgattggtgcatagtttgacATTTTCAGGGCGCGCGAGACAAGCCCAAGGCGTAGCCTAGACGGAGTAgtctacatgaaatagaaccctCTTTCACAACCACACTCGATGTATTTTAAGTCCCAGTTATACAGTGGGGTTCTCCCAAAACTTAAAAGTGAAAATCCTAACGAAGTGGTGAAATTTCGGATTTTCACCTCCACGTTGAGTGAGTTCAGCCCCCTGCCTACTGCTGCCATTGCTCAGCAAACTGAGCCATCGCTGAACAAAAGCATCAATAACATCACTATGGTGAGTCTGATGCGTTTTGgatagacggctacgcctacaatcatagaaattttagttataataacataactatcgtttccAAGTTTGAAAATATCTAAATATTTTATTGATCGAACCTCACACAAATAAGAGATCGGTGCGGCGGTGTATTATTTAACATCGTGGAAAAGGCGCCCTCTAGAGGCTAAGGCCTTATTGGCTGAAATCTGCCTGGAACATTTAAATTTCATTTAAAATCCATTTAAATTGTACTTAAATTGATGGCGTATCTAAGTTTCGTTAACAGAAGGTTGAAAGTAAGCGTGTTTGAAAACGCCTCTCTGATAGAGCTATTGCATTAAAGGTGCTAGGTGCGGTCAAGCAGGGATAAGTTGTTTTTCAGTCAGAACAAGAAACAAACGGAATTTATTTCACCAAGTTCAAGGAACAGTATGAGGTCTACATTTAATACGATTAACTTAAATGTCTAAAAGCAGGAGCAGCAGCGCCGAGGTGTGCCCAGAAAACCATCGACCTCGGGGAACGCCAACGTTACCTTTGACCCGCTCACAACATTGGGACCTTGGATGTCTCTGTCTATGGACCACAGGAACGTTTTTTACAGACAGCAGTTGGGGGGCGAAGTGTATCAAAGTGTAACCAAAGACGACCGACGGAACTCCCTGAGCATGTTGCTGCAGAGGAAAAAGGATACCTAGTAGGAATCCTGAGGGTTCAAGCACACCTCGACAGTTCCATTTCATGTAGGGATACgccgtataggcttcgccttgtCCCTCGCGCGCGCACGGGACGAGCCCATAAGGCGCTATGGCATCTACGCTCTGGCATCTAGGATgcgaatacttttgctacacatttaccacctagacgtgttgcaaacctacctgcaaaaaaacccacagctgagacttgcaggagcagattcgagcagttataaaatggatttgtgctcgctcattaaaatgctgaattaacatagcgttcgatatcattttatttgtgaggaaatttttcacagatgtgcaacttctgatgcattagttcaaatttgggtttacgaatgcacaccttttgggcatgttctcagattatgaaacacgggtgtgcgaatgtgttttgcaccaactacGCTGCAATATTTTTAGCAAAAGgttttgtgcacctgtaacacagatgtGCATattcgtagaccctattttgtgtttacaattgtATAACAAAtgtttacgactacaaatgtactgttacacatttgtgactttagagtaggcctacacatgcaaaataaatatatacgacttcaaatttactgtgactttagtgtacgcattcaaattctgcagttacaggtggtaaagacttttgctacaataagaGAAGCTGAACAGCTTGTGATATGCATCGCCGAAAATAATCTAGTTTCAAAGTCCCTGTAAATAGCATGCAGCCAACGAGGTATGTTTTTTGTGGTTTCCCTGcattgttttgcttgtttggctctttgtgtgccgtgtaatttatgattttatgtAAAGCTAATGCCGTGATTTctgttgtactgtgtgtgttcatctataGTTTTCACGGTGAAGTTGGAGTAAAAGTCTGCAATAAAACACGTCAAAGGAAACCACTGATGTCTGCCGACTGCTTTTAGAGGGATTTATACATGGTGAatcgcaatgatcgcaagcagagagtgagagtctgAAAAGTCACATCAGTGACTAAACCATAAACGTCATTCATGccaagtaaaaggaaaaacctcagacacgagaagttaacggagtggtgcactaggccctctcgAATCCCGGGCcgaaacatttgtttcactacgagtcctttcagctgcccacccctccttctccagcaaaaaataattacatagaacggctaataaaacgcttgaggtggcgttttgaaaagagaaaacttttttagtacatggcataaagataattatgagcatTTGATTGATACCCAGCCATTTTTTGCGGAggcacattcctgttccccacttatATTGGAGTGAACGTAGagatctacttctgggccaaaTTAATCGAGGGACCCATCCACAGTATGTTCTGTTCCCGGGGGCTTGCACTTGACACCACAGCCACAGTCGCCTAACCTCCCCACTCACGGCAGGATTTCTCGTCCAACCACCGTCCAATTTAAATGTTCCAGGCAGATTTCAGCCAATAAGGCCTTAGCCTCTAGAGGGCGCCTTTTCCTCGATGTTAAATAATACTCCGCCGGCGTTTGTGTGAGGTGCAATCAATTAAAGATTTCGTAATTTTCAAACTTGCTAACCCTCTTTCACAACCACACTCGATGTATTTTAAGTCCCAGCTATACACTGAGGTTCTCCCAAACGTAATAGGGAAAATCCTAACGAAGTGGTGAAATCTCGGATGTTCACCTCCCCGTTGAGTGAGTTCAGCCACCTGCCTACTGCTGCCATTGCTCAGCAAACAGCCATCGCTGAACAAAAGCATCAATAACATCACTATGGTGAGTCTGATGCGTGTTGgattacaaataaaaagattaaGTGAGTTGTGTTACAAGATTTCTAACAAGTATGCTCTCGGTTTTTTTAATTTGCTGTAGCCTATGTTTCTGTTATCTCCGTTCAACGCAGACGTCATATGTGTTTGGCCTGCAGAATAGAGCTGAACTTGCGCCCAAATATATACGATACAGTCTGTGCGCCCTGATATAAGTAGGGCAAATGTAGGCCAACATCGGAAGGTCTTCAGTTAGGTGATTctactttgtgttttgtttttttaagctCTTCTTGTAGGACTCTCATATTTCACTCACGGATAGGGATTTAATTGCACATATGAATGTTGAGTATGATAAGTTATGATAAGTATGACAATATCAGTCAAGTACATTTTTGTTGGTCGTTGCAGGTTTTCGAGGAGGAATCCACGTCTGTCAGCCCTGTGGACATAGAGGGATTTACTTTACAAAATAAGAGCCCCCTCTCATGTCCCCCGTGCCCTCCAGTTTCCCTCTCCCCATGCAGGGTGGCTACGCCCGCcggctcccccctcccttccctcaccCAGGCCCAAGCCTTCAGCCTCAACAAAAACAGCACCCTGTGCCTCCCTGTGTTTTCCGCGGACAACAAGCTGCTGTGGGTCCACTCCAACTCCATCGCCCAGGAAGTAGCCCACGCGGCCGACACCCTGGACGGGGCCTTCGAAGTGTTCCCTTATCCGAAGCGGGAGGAGATGGCGAAGCTGGCACGGCGCTGCTCCCTGCACCTGGACCACGTGCGCGTGTGGTTTATGTTCCAGCGCCTCCACTACGGCATCAGCTGGGACTATGCTGACATCTGCGCGGTCCGAAGGAGGCTGCTGGGCCCGGGGCGCCAAAGACCGGCGAaagcggcggtggtggtggggggggaggacgacCCACAGGCGGtgagggagcagggggaggagaaagaggaggaggaggaggaggaggaggcggcaagggaagatgttttggaggaggctggcgagagagggagcagcGAGGGGTCAGTGAAGATGGGAGCGAGAGGCGTGGCCACagaaaagggagaggagggcgagGGCCGAGGGGGAGGCTCAGGGGAGACGGGCGAGAGTACAGCGTCCCCGACGCCTCCTCCTGTGTCGTCTGTAGGCCGTCCGTACGGACGACCCAGGAGGCTGCTGGGCCCGGGGCGCCGACGACCGGCGAGGGCGTCgaaggcggcggtggtggttggGGAGGACGACCCACAGGCGGtgagggagcagggggaggagaaagaggaggaggcggagaaagaggaggaggcggagaaagaggaggaggaggacgaggaggaggaggacgaggaggaggaggaggaggaggacgaggaggaggcggcaAGGGAAGAAGTTTTGGAGGAggctggtgagagagggagcagcGAGGGGTCAGGTTTTTGTGTGAAGATGGGAGCGAGAGGCGTGGCCACagaaaagggagaggagggcgagGGCCAAGGGGGAGGGTCAGGGGAGACGGGCGTAAGGGTGGAggtaggaggtgaggaggaggaggagggggaggagcaagggcaggaggggagggtggagacCCCCGGCCGGCCCTGTAAAAGAAAGCTGGGGGAGGAGAATGAAAAGGGCAAAACGAGTGCCAGGGACAAAGGGGACAGGGCACGGGTCAGGAAGGGGGCAAAGtcgacggaggaggaggaccccccAAAGAGGAAAGACGGGGAGCCCGGACGCGTCGAAGGAGGAATGGCGTTGCTCACGAACCAGGAGCCCGTCCCTGAGAGCACAGCATCCCCGACGCCCTCTCCTGTGTCGTCTGTACGACGTCCGGACAGACGacacaggaagaagaagaagacgccCTTTGACCTGTTGCCCAAAGTTCAGGTTAGCGAGATCCCGCTTGCCAGCAAGGGCCACAGGGGGCCACCGGGGGCCGGTGAGAACCACGCAGGTCGAAAAGCCGACTCGACGGCAACTGTGAGCAGAGACGACGATGGCGTAGACGGCGTCGCCCCCGGCAATGGCTCCGCCCACGGTAACACGTCAGCCCTCGGCGACCTAGGCACGTCGAAGGCCAAGGCCAGTACGCCGGACGCCAAACCCAAGAACAAGACCaaggagcagctggagcagcTGCGTCGGGCCTTCCTGGCCTGCCAGTACCCCAACCCGTGCGACTACGACTGGCTTTCGGAGTGGACGGGCCTGCAGCGCACCCGACTGATCCAGTGGTTTGGCGACACGCGCTATGAGATAAAGAACACCGAGCCCCGCTGGATCACCCCCGGGGACCAGCAGCGGGTCCTGGCTCGCATGCGGCAGCGGCAGAGGATGAAGCACCTGTGTACGGGGGAGGCCGGGGCCGGCCGAGAGGCGGCCAGCGGGCCCGGGGCTGGGACCTGGAGGTTGAAGCTGGAGGAGCGGTCGATCCCCATCCCCATCTCCACCGCTCCCGCCCCTGCTCACTGAGGCCGAGGAGGTGTACGAGGCCATCGTGGGGAGACCTGCCGGAAGGAGGCTCAGGGCTTTTGGATGGTTGTGTAAAGACATCGGTGTCTTTAGTTCGTTTGGACCCgggatttttgttttgttcagttTCTAAAATTCTAATGTTTTATGTTTACCTTCATGTGTAAAGCAGGATTTTCCTTTCTGATGTTAGTAAAGAATTGGTTCTCTTCTTGTCAAACATTTGCTCTTTTTATTTTACACCACAGATTAGAAAACATCACTCATAATTCCTAATATACAAAAtaacagaaatgcaatgagACTTGAATGCCAGTCTTCTGCTAGGAAGTTATATTCTGTTAGAAATTAACTTGACTTCCCAAACATAAAAAACATATGATTTTCAATTGTCAATTGGGtcataaggaaaaaaaaatcagaaagATGCCATGGACTTTGGAAAGTCACAGACCATACGACATTTCTATAACTCTAAAGCTATACTGAATAACCAACAAACCAATTATAGTCCAATTCCTAGCAAGATGATGAgccaaccaacaacaacaagtgtAGCTCGTTAAGATAATTATGGACCTGGACGCATGCCACTGCCTCTAATCAGGGTCATGATTAGATAAACATGTGTTTGCCCCTTCTCCGAGCAATGGCCCGGTCACTGTTGAACCAACGTACCTTCTCCTAGAATTGAAGGCTTCAAGGTTCATTCACTAAAAACCTCCCCCTTAGCAATGCTCAGTTCCAATTGGCTGTATATTCGCCCTCCCTCTGGGGCTGCCAGAGCTCCGCCCCTTCGATGATGCGGCGGATCATGGAGGCCGAGGTGATGAGCAGGTGTCCGGCGGCCTGCAGCAGAGTGGAGGCGACCCTCAGAACTTCCCTgcggtgggggggaggttgaACAGAAATCAGCTGAGGAACGTGATGGTACATCAGCCCATATGTATTTGAACTCATAGCCTCTGCCCGTCGTTTTTGCCCGCTTTGCGAGATCCTATCCCCATCCGATGCTCAATACCTGAGGATTTTCTTGGGCCCCAGGCACTGGAAGTCAGCACCGATGGAGTACAGGCCCCGGTAGGTGGCATTGACGCTCAGAGACCCAAAGACGTCCTTGGGGTGTATCCTGTACAGGTCAAAGGTGACGCGGGCAATGTCTTTTCCGTTGCGTGGCTTTTTGTTGCTGCCTTGGTATTGACTGACGACTGCACCCTGAGGGTCCAGAGTCCACAAAAAGAAGGGTTAGGTAGGTCAGTCATTTCTATCTAATTGCATCAAATATAAGAACACCTTTTTCAAAAATTACTTTTAAATAAGTGGTCGTTTCATGGTGGTCCACCTTCATGGTGGCACTAAACCAAGGTAAGCGAAACATCGCTGATCACAATCCACCAGGCCATAGagtgtacaacacacaatacattTGAATCTTTGTTTTATCAACcgattattttgtttgtttttataatgAGGGACAGAGTGACCATTTGCTTATCTCGTCTTCTGCTTGTTTAACGCAGTGCTTGTCAAACACAGACTGTACAAAATGGGTTTAGTCCGACAAATGGCTTGTAGCAGGGGACCCATGGGTTCATGGGAAAGCCATAATAAACGTCGATTTTTTTAAAATTATCTGCCGTTTGTCGTTGGATCATTCCTATGTTTGAAAACTGAGTAGAGTAATAACGTTTAATGAATTAACAAAGGCTAATTAACAAAATATTCTACAGTGGTGGTGGGTCACTTGTATTAATTGGATAGCCCAAAAAGTAATCAGTAATAGTCTCAAAAGGGCTTCACTCACAGGCCACATTTTATTACACCGAACTACTACTAAACCCCCAAAAGATCAAGGAAAGATTTGGCCGCTgtaaagagagatagagcgagaagAGCCAGATAGCAAGAGTTTGAAACTAAGGAACCCAAAACAGCCCTACCtcttctctccccatccctaTGTTTCTAGGCTTTTGGGAAGTGTTGTGTTAACACATCTGGGATTGATTGACAGGCATGATCGTTTCCCCATACCAATCAGGAAAGAGATGCCGATAGGTCAGAAATTAGCGAATTAGCGGTCTAAAATCCATACTTTCTCATACAGGGGCCGGCGGCAGGCGCTGTCAACTTGACACTGATTTTCTCACTGCCCACCTCAATCACTAATAGGCTAGCTAACGGATGGCTATGTTACTTCTAACAAATTACtctcaaataatagctcttaaataATACCTACAGCTCCTTAAATTATCAAGGACGAAACCGTAAACCAGTAAAAAGGCAAGCTCCTGCCCTGGTTTGACGTACCGGTATTGGCTTCCATGTTTGGCCACCCTCCAGGGTCATGAGCACGGTGTTGTCCGGCAGCGCCATGAAGAACTCCTCCGAGTCCACCTCGGTGCCGTCCTCCTCACACACCAGCACCACGGACACGGCCGACAGCGCCAGCAGCAGGGACTGACacgcctgggggagggggatgagccAAGGAGCCGTGTGAGAGGCCTTCTTGTACTGCATCGAATACCAAGGCGTCGACAAAGCATTGACTAATCAAtccattttctgtgtgtgtgtgtgtgtgtgtgcgtgcggtgtgcatgtttgtgtgtgtgtgtgcatgcatgtgtgtgtgtgtgtgtgtgtgtgtgtttttgtgtgtgtgtgtgtgtgtgtgtgtgtgtgtgtgtgtgtgtgtgtgtgtgtgtgtgtgtgtgtgtgtgtgtgtgtgcatgcatgcatgcgcgtgtgtgtgtgtgtgtgtgtgtgtgtgtgtgtgtgtgtgtgtgtgtgtgtgtgtgtgtgtgtgtgtgtgtgtgtgtgtgtgtgtgcatgtatgtgtgtgtgagttttgtgTTGTCCGTCATTCCCACCCGCTCCCGCAGCTCCTCCAGGGTCCCTGCTGTGACGCCCTTCCTGGTGTCCCGGGTGTGGGTGCACACCCGGAAGGGCCGCTGGGGCGGACACCACACCCGCCTGGTAACTgacctgagagggagagggagagagagagggagagagagagagagagggagagagagagagagagagagagagagagagagagagagagagagagagagagagagagagagagagacagggagagatattttttttcttaatgctGGAGCATAGGCTAAAGCATAAAGCACCAGGAGTGTCGCCAAAAGGGAGATGTGTAATAAGGACAGATTGGGTCAGGGCCCAGGGGAGGCGCCTCTTCAGCTCTTCAGACtaacaacataacaacaattCAACGCTCCTAAGCTCCCAAACTGACGGCGGGGATAGGCCTTTTACTGGGAAGCTGGTATAACACACAGAAATGTTTTCCTTAATTGGTCCCTTTCATTAGCAGTTTAAatactttatatatatgtatatatatatatgttgtacAATACAAGACTTCTCATATCAATATTCAATTTAAAGTACATTAATTCAGTTGATATATAGATAGTTTTAAATATATACTTTTAAGATTCAGTTCTGCTGTCAAATGTAATGGTCTCCAAGCCATGGTCTGCCTCTGTGTTTACACGAGAACACAGTGTTTTTGTCTATCACCCGTAACTCGAACTCAAACACATAATTTGCCTTACTTGAACAATGAAGATGTCGTGTCCATCTTATCGGAGTGTTCTGTCCTTTATTTTGGTCTTATTGTAGGCTCCGTATCAAGCGTCCCGGTCTCTGGGTCAGGACTTGTTGTGAGTGTCCTGACAATCCCCCTCTATCGGACTTTGATCCCAGATGAGGTGACGATTTACATACCGATAATCGATCAAAGGTCAAAGAGGCCTCTTGTTGGCTTACATCTCAGTATAACCTGGATATTCTGATTCCATTCTGCTATTTCACAATATCAGAGATAAAATACTACCAATTATTTGGCATAACATAGGATTTTTTTAACTTCAATTTCGGATTcctttagttaaaaaaaaaaattgtattgaGTTTTACATTATGTTCAATACTGAATTTTTGTCTTTATGTTGCATTTACATCTTAGTGTTCCATTCTTTTCAAGTCGCACCATTTTACATCCATTGTATAAACTCTGTAAGTCTTATTCTGCTTTGTGACTTGTGATCGTTTAATTAAACTATGCTTTCAACCATGCagaccttaaaaaaaaagaaggaaatataCTTGAGCCTCTTCTGTACTAGGC
This is a stretch of genomic DNA from Gadus chalcogrammus isolate NIFS_2021 chromosome 17, NIFS_Gcha_1.0, whole genome shotgun sequence. It encodes these proteins:
- the cideb gene encoding cell death activator CIDE-B, which codes for MDTTSSLFKSVTRRVWCPPQRPFRVCTHTRDTRKGVTAGTLEELRERACQSLLLALSAVSVVLVCEEDGTEVDSEEFFMALPDNTVLMTLEGGQTWKPIPGAVVSQYQGSNKKPRNGKDIARVTFDLYRIHPKDVFGSLSVNATYRGLYSIGADFQCLGPKKILREVLRVASTLLQAAGHLLITSASMIRRIIEGAELWQPQREGEYTANWN
- the LOC130369865 gene encoding homeobox and leucine zipper protein Homez-like — its product is MVFEEESTSVSPVDIEGFTLQNKSPLSCPPCPPVSLSPCRVATPAGSPLPSLTQAQAFSLNKNSTLCLPVFSAENKLMWVHSNSIAQEVAHAADTLDRAFDVFPYPKREEMAKLARRCSLHLDHVRVWFMFQRLHYGISWDNADICAVQRRLLGPGRQRPPKAAKAAVVVGGEDDPQAVREQGEEKEEEEEEEEAAREDVLEEAGERGSSEGSGLCVKMGARGVATEKGEEGEGRGGGSGETGESTASPTPPPVSSVRRRYGPPRKKKKKTPYDLLPKVQVSPLASKGHRGPPGAGENHTGRKADSTATVSRDHDGVDGVAPGNGSAHGNTSALSDLDTSKASGPDAKPNNKNKTREQLEQLEQLNHLRRAFLACQYPEPSDYDRLTELTGRQRQKLAQWFADRRYDLKNSKPRWITRQDQQRVLARMRLQQRVKHLWIADAGLEKDKDPGAGTWGLKLE
- the LOC130370448 gene encoding homeobox and leucine zipper protein Homez-like — its product is MVFEEESTSVSPVDIEGFTLQNKSPLSCPPCPPVSLSPCRVATPAGSPLPSLTQAQAFSLNKNSTLCLPVFSADNKLLWVHSNSIAQEVAHAADTLDGAFEVFPYPKREEMAKLARRCSLHLDHVRVWFMFQRLHYGISWDYADICAVRRRLLGPGRQRPAKAAVVVGGEDDPQAAVRTDDPGGCWARGADDRRVETPGRPCKRKLGEENEKGKTSARDKGDRARVRKGAKSTEEEDPPKRKDGEPGRVEGGMALLTNQEPVPESTASPTPSPVSSVRRPDRRHRKKKKTPFDLLPKVQVSEIPLASKGHRGPPGAGENHAGRKADSTATVSRDDDGVDGVAPGNGSAHGNTSALGDLGTSKAKASTPDAKPKNKTKEQLEQLRRAFLACQYPNPCDYDWLSEWTGLQRTRLIQWFGDTRYEIKNTEPRWITPGDQQRVLARMRQRQRMKHLCTGEAGAGREAASGPGAGTWRLKLEERSIPIPISTAPAPAH